The nucleotide window ccacaaaacacaacattttttcCCTGTACAATTAActatcaaaaaataataaaatgcaattttattctgtaaaaatTGCCagaatttactttaaaaatgcattGCAGTTTCCCTTTTTAATGGTTATAAAAAAAGATTAGAAAACTTCCCTGTAAATATTATAGTGAAACACTTTTAACTAGTATGACTAAAAGGGTGCtagttctgttctgttctttgaGAGTTAATGTTTTATGAAATAATTTACTGtttgaataaataattttgCTATTTATTAACACCATTTTACTTCATATCTTAATATGACATGACAAACTATCATGAGTGTTTACCTCATGAAATATGATCACCTTTCACTGTTCAATTGATAGTATCAATTATCAACTACTTTatttaatgcaaaaaaatattttgtgagTATAAGTAAAATATTCAGATAGCTTagcagttcatttgctgttatcaGATGATACAAAACCTTTTTTAGACTACAGTGCTTTTAAGTGTTCTACTCTGTACGCTTAATACACAAACcatgattttattaaaattacTAAATGTAACACAAAAATGTCCACCTTAAATTTccaaaaaagtattttatttaacatCTTTGATGTTTTGAACATCAAACGTTTACATTTTTACTAAACAAATCAGAAATAGTTACTAGTTATCTCCATGACAGTAACAGTATGGAATCACAGAATTCTCACAAGTTCTGTTCAAATTGTGCAAAACCAGTGCTGTAAGTTGAGCACACATTATATTTCACATTACCTTTAGCGGACAATTCAGACACCTTTAAGTGTTTTTGGTGCTGTTCTCACTACATAAATGTCAGTACACATAGAATCTTGACTTTTCAAATGATCCAAATACAAATATAgagaatgaaacattttttctatAATTGAAAGAAAATCTGAATTGAAGAAATTACAGGAACAAGTTTAACCCACATATTTTGCACACAGAACTGAGCAGTAAAGCTGAAATGTACATCTTCAAACTGCATCAggtaacaaacaaaaactttacACTTGTTTTGAGAACTTCAACTGCAAATTTTTGGATAACTACAAAATGCCAGCAATGTACATGCAGCATACTTTTACACTATTGGAAtacaaatatctttaaaactgGGAAAATTAAAATCCAAGAAACAAAATAGCAGGTTTACCACATTTTTACCATATACATTTTTCAGATATAAAACAGTGAATCAAAAGTAGAACATGTACTTTTACAAATTGTGTCTAGTAAAACTTCACATTGTTAAAAACTTCCCACTCACAGTCAGAAATGTAACAATTGTTTCAAAAACAGAACATCTGTAGAGTATGTAACATAGTATACCTTTATCACTTTGTCTCAAACAAGAGGGGTAGGACTAGATCCACTCATGGTCAGCAATGTCTGAGATGAGAGTGAGGACTCTGGGATTGACTGAGaacacttttttcttcttggaTTCAACCTTGGTGCCTCTCTCAGGATTTATGGAAAAGAAACACCTTTATGAAAAAAAGGGCGAGAGAGATTGAGGAAATTAACAACCTGAGGTGGGATATCAAATGGCCAAGTTTGATaagcacaaaaataaatccataaTAAAAGAAATTTTACCGTTGAAGGAACTCCAGTGTTGATCGTAGTTCCACAGGGTAGTGTATGTTAAAGCAGTAGTAACTGCCAAACATTAGGCAGATAGCAGAGGTGAAGGTTGCGATGCGGTCGTTGACAATCTTCTTGTCAATGCTCAACATGAATGTCTCAGCAGCGAAGCAGGAGGAACCTGagaattaaaacaacaacaacaacaacaacaacaacaacaaattaaaaactttAATAACAAGAACTTTAATGTCAGTCATATATACAAATACAGAGATACTTGTTACATGCATCATAGGATGAGTTATGTTACTAGCTGAACTTATATGGTTGTGTTAGCCAGTGTATTAGTGTGGAAGCAACAGAACATGAAACTAAACAAGCCAAGAGTACAAGAACGTGGCAGTtacaacaggaaaaacaaaccacaacaacaacaacaaaaactgttgAATTTTGCTCTTTCGGCTTACCGCAAACAATGATGAAGGGTGTTGGTGGTACTTTCTCCATCTGAACATCTTCTGCAAGGCTTGTCATCTCAACGCAGTGGAACAGAAGCTCTTCCTTCTCGTCAAAATGAGCCAGTAAAAGAAGCATCATCTCAATGACTTCTTGCAAGCAACCACTGAACTGACCTCTTTCAGTCTGAAGTTTGAGAACAGCATTCAGGACTTGCTTGTGCTTTTGTGCATCAACATATTTGAGGAACTTTAACAGACGTGCACCCTTTTTGTCTACATTGGCAAGGAAGGTCTCCATCAGATTCACACCAGTCAGTTCTTGGAAATGTGCGGTCATACCAACTTCATTGAAGAGAAAGGGCCATTCCTGGCATAGCTTCTGGATGCTTGCCCCTTTATTGATGTCTTTACGCTGCGTGTAATAGGTGCACGTGACTAGTTCTTTCACAACATCTGTACTATAGTTATTCTTTTTAAACAGCttcttcatttcttcttttttttcaagttgACTCTCCACAGTCTCAGAGAGTGGCAAATGCTTTGGCTCCCAGCTAATACAGCCATATGTGTCTTGAACCCTTGCTTTTTGTTCAGCTGGTATTTCGTCTGTGTCGTTGCCGTCATCTGATATTGCTTTGCGTTTTTTTACCTTTGGTATGTCAGGTCGCTTGACATTTTCAACTCTTGCCTGAAGTTGCTTTACCAGGGAATGATATCCAGGTCCAATAACATCACCATCAATCACATCTTGAAGAGACTTGGGATACTTGGCCACCATCCTTTTTGCTATCTCTGTAGTATTGTGTTTGGTTGGATTCTTACAAATCTTCATCATTTCAGAGACCACAATCCTTACCATTTCTCGTCTTTGTCTTGCGCTTGgtcttttctgtctttccaAGTTCTGTACCAACTCCTCAGGGAGCCTCTGCCATGGTATCTCAAATCTCTCTACCCAGTTTGGTAGTAATGGTGTACAGATTCCTGAAGGTGATGAAGTAGTGGTGGATGATGTTGGTGAAGAAGAAATTGAGGGTGGAGAAAGAAGGACATCCACTGGAGAGGAATGTACAGCAATTGGTGTCGAGCTGCCAGAGACTTTAAAAGTACATAAAAAAGAGATATGAAagcattaaatcattttttctgttatgttaaatTCTGCACTGCATAGATACATTTTGAGATATTAAGGTTACACAGTGTGGTCAAAACTTAATAATGCAATTTGTCTGATAGATTGCATTTTGAAACTCAAAATGTATTAAACTGCCCCACAAAGCATCcaagttttatttacacagaaagCATGGTTAAATAATGATGGTCACATCATCAGACTCAGGAACACTCATATTCTAACTATTTCCAACTTCAACAGCCCTCTGTGCGTTTGGTGTGGTGACAATGTTTTACACTTACCATTTTGGGTCCAGGCAGCCACTAGTCTTCTGGCTTGTATGGGCTTGAGCACTGGCAGCAGGCCATTTTCTGTAATGTACTTTAAATCATCTGTGGTTTCTGCACCAAGTGTTTTCAAAGTATCTTCTACTGACTTGAGAAGTTGATCAGGAAGGTCCGGAAGCACTCCTGCAATTGCATCCCCTATGTTCTTTAAGATAAGCACCTGCGATTCAGCCATATCTGTTaagacacacatacaaacagttTGGCTCTGGCCCAATGACATCAAGGCATTCAGTCTGACAAGACGCTGTGCTTCAGTGGAACAATCTGGTGTCCGTTTTTCACGTAAGATGATAACGGCCACAAGTCAATCAGTTCACTGATGAGTCTGCACTCTAATCTCCCAGTGTCATTTTTTACAGAGTACATGTGGTAGCAAGAAAGAAATTCTGCATCATAAACTCTCATGAGAAAATGAAGAGCAGACTCATCTTTAATAAGAATGAGGAGAAGTTCACCAAACTCCATTGACTGATCAAACTTAGTGACAATAaactgacccttcctgtaagtAAGGCCATTATACTGAACCGCAACTGGAATCTTTGTATTACTTTCAGTAAAGCCAAAATGTAGGACTGCGTCTTTAACTTGCTCACTGTAAAGCTCTGAGTAAAATGGTGAGCAATCTTTTATTTGCAATGCTGGAGGACTCACTGACCCAGCAGAAAGGAAGGCCTGAAACATCTGATGTCTCTCTGAAAGAGTCAAGCACagatttttgaaatttttcagATGCCTTGCACATCTTTTGAAGTAGCTGTGTTTGCTCTCAAAGCGCATTGTCCACAGCCTGATGAGAGGGCCAAATTTTAGGATCAGCCCTGGATAATGTCGTAAGTAATGGTGTTTAGGTCTTAAGTTGATATTAGGAAACAGCACCTTTCTGGTTTCCAAATACTCTTGGATGAGAGCATCCAGATAAGTAACCTGAGCCTTGGAAATTTGCTGAGCACAAATTAGGTCAACAATGTCCTTAAGCTGCAACGTTAACTGCCACACATCATCTTGAGAGTTCTGCACTCTGTCTCCAATTATGAGAGGTAAAAGTCTCAAGAAGTTCCAATTTTGAACAGCTTGTCCACCAAGTTTCAATGTTTTTGGACTGACCTCACAAGGTTTGGATGAAGCAtctgtttctttgtatttaaaTTGCTTGATGCGCCTGTTCAGAATTGGGTAAGTGAACCATTTATTTGTGTTGATGAAGTACTTGAGGTAAAGAGCAAGATCGTATGAGAGGACACCCTCAAAGATGTCATGACCGAGACATGGGGGCATGCCAGGTGTGCAAACATCAAAGCTTTGTAAAGAATTAAATACAGACCTGAACTTTATCCCCTGAACTTCTGACACGTCTTCTCTTTCCAGCTGTTCAGTGGCAGATCTATACGTTTCTGGGGTCCGCTGAGGTCCACACACTGCTGGATCAGCACCCTGAAATTCAGTTCGAGTTAACAGACAATATCTGCATAAGTACACTGATGAACTGAAATTTTCTGTAAAACCCCCAATACAATGAGAGCCCAGGTTGTCTCCAGCAATGCAGTAGAGCACTCCTTTCACAACAGGTTTGTCTGCCACTGTTATCCCATTCTCCTCTAGTACCTTCAAATCAGTCAGGAGttctgaaaaaacattttcatggcCAAATTCCTTGAAATCCTTCTCCCTACACAGTAAGACTAGCTGCATATGATCAGCATTTGACCGGGCATGGGGGGGGATGTTGAGTAGAGAGAAGTACACAGCCAAAACCTTGTGCTTCTTTTTTGCAGAACCAAGTGGGTTCACTACTTCAAATGCATCCTGGTATAGAACCAGCTTCAGGCAATGTGGATTTTCCTGAAAAAATTTGTTTGACACAAACACGTTACCATCACAACAGTCCCTGAGAACATCTGGTCTTGAAACATTATTAGGATCCACTGATATGAGACCTTGCCAAAAACTTGATTCCAGCATACTCTTCAAAGTATTTAGCAGAGGAACATAATAGGCAAATCTCTCCATCCTGTTCTCGTCCCTGCCCAAAAACACTTTTCTGGGTTCAACATACTTGAACACATCTTTAAAGCACTGAACTCTTGAATAAGCAGTTCTCATGGGCCCTGTGTGACAAGCTGAGAACAAGTCAGATTGTTTTACTGTGTCACAGATTTTTATAATGTCTTCATCTGAAACTGACATATCTTTTAGAAGTGAGCTTAGTCTATTCAATGTATACATGTGTCCCAATTCATgtatattttgtatttcttcAACAATGGTTTGAATGGTAGATGCTGGCAGAAGATGCTGTCCCTGTAGTTTGATGtaaaacatacatacatttctGAGATACAGGTCACTGAAATTAGACCCATCCATACCAGGGTCTTCTGTATCTGATACACTGGCACCTTCCTGTATAGTGGCACTTGTAGATGGACTCTCTGACTGAGTATCTTTGTTTAAACCACAAATCACATTTTCCAAACGTTTGTGTTTTCTAGACATATGGGAGGTAAATGTAGATTTTACAGAGAACACACTTTGGCATCCTCTCACTGGACAAGTTACATGCCGTCCCTCTTCTATGTGTTCCTTTAAGTGAGCAATCAAAGCTTTAGTTCCCTCACATTGGCGTTCACAAAGTGAGACAGTGCAGTTCAAACCCATTAAGGTAGCATTCTGAGAAACAGTTGCGGTACCAGTGTGGTGGCGGTAGAAGTGAGACTTTAAAGCAGCATATCCAGAAAACACCTGCTTACAACTTACttcaacacatttaaaaatacaccGGGGTTCATTACGATGCAGTCTGCAATGCAAAACATAAGCTTTCACGGACTGAACCGATTCTCCACATATGCTGCAAAAATACATAGTCAATATGACACAGCTGCCAGGCTAGCTAACTTAAAGCTTCAGCCGGATGTCAAACAAGGCGGGAAAAAACAGGCAGCATTTAGACAAAGCATTCAAATATAGCTATACTAATTAGACGGTTTCCATTAATACACCCGTCTCCAAAACACGTCTTAAAACGCGCACTGCTGGTTTTGCAAGGCTCTTTTCAGCCTAATGTAGCTAACGCTACTGCTAGAAATGAGCTAAAGCTAACGTAAATTTATCATTTGCGCCTTCACTGCCTGCAACACAATGCTGTCGATAAATAAACCAAGTTGGATTATTTTCTTACCGTAGTAACTGAAG belongs to Oreochromis niloticus isolate F11D_XX linkage group LG17, O_niloticus_UMD_NMBU, whole genome shotgun sequence and includes:
- the LOC109194489 gene encoding uncharacterized protein LOC109194489 isoform X3, yielding MAESQVLILKNIGDAIAGVLPDLPDQLLKSVEDTLKTLGAETTDDLKYITENGLLPVLKPIQARRLVAAWTQNVSGSSTPIAVHSSPVDVLLSPPSISSSPTSSTTTSSPSGICTPLLPNWVERFEIPWQRLPEELVQNLERQKRPSARQRREMVRIVVSEMMKICKNPTKHNTTEIAKRMVAKYPKSLQDVIDGDVIGPGYHSLVKQLQARVENVKRPDIPKVKKRKAISDDGNDTDEIPAEQKARVQDTYGCISWEPKHLPLSETVESQLEKKEEMKKLFKKNNYSTDVVKELVTCTYYTQRKDINKGASIQKLCQEWPFLFNEVGMTAHFQELTGVNLMETFLANVDKKGARLLKFLKYVDAQKHKQVLNAVLKLQTERGQFSGCLQEVIEMMLLLLAHFDEKEELLFHCVEMTSLAEDVQMEKVPPTPFIIVCGSSCFAAETFMLSIDKKIVNDRIATFTSAICLMFGSYYCFNIHYPVELRSTLEFLQRCFFSINPERGTKVESKKKKVFSVNPRVLTLISDIADHEWI
- the LOC109194489 gene encoding uncharacterized protein LOC109194489 isoform X1, which codes for MSLGQSQTVCMCVLTDMAESQVLILKNIGDAIAGVLPDLPDQLLKSVEDTLKTLGAETTDDLKYITENGLLPVLKPIQARRLVAAWTQNVSGSSTPIAVHSSPVDVLLSPPSISSSPTSSTTTSSPSGICTPLLPNWVERFEIPWQRLPEELVQNLERQKRPSARQRREMVRIVVSEMMKICKNPTKHNTTEIAKRMVAKYPKSLQDVIDGDVIGPGYHSLVKQLQARVENVKRPDIPKVKKRKAISDDGNDTDEIPAEQKARVQDTYGCISWEPKHLPLSETVESQLEKKEEMKKLFKKNNYSTDVVKELVTCTYYTQRKDINKGASIQKLCQEWPFLFNEVGMTAHFQELTGVNLMETFLANVDKKGARLLKFLKYVDAQKHKQVLNAVLKLQTERGQFSGCLQEVIEMMLLLLAHFDEKEELLFHCVEMTSLAEDVQMEKVPPTPFIIVCGSSCFAAETFMLSIDKKIVNDRIATFTSAICLMFGSYYCFNIHYPVELRSTLEFLQRCFFSINPERGTKVESKKKKVFSVNPRVLTLISDIADHEWI
- the LOC109194489 gene encoding uncharacterized protein LOC109194489 isoform X2; amino-acid sequence: MSLGQSQTVCMCVLTDMAESQVLILKNIGDAIAGVLPDLPDQLLKSVEDTLKTLGAETTDDLKYITENGLLPVLKPIQARRLVAAWTQNVDVLLSPPSISSSPTSSTTTSSPSGICTPLLPNWVERFEIPWQRLPEELVQNLERQKRPSARQRREMVRIVVSEMMKICKNPTKHNTTEIAKRMVAKYPKSLQDVIDGDVIGPGYHSLVKQLQARVENVKRPDIPKVKKRKAISDDGNDTDEIPAEQKARVQDTYGCISWEPKHLPLSETVESQLEKKEEMKKLFKKNNYSTDVVKELVTCTYYTQRKDINKGASIQKLCQEWPFLFNEVGMTAHFQELTGVNLMETFLANVDKKGARLLKFLKYVDAQKHKQVLNAVLKLQTERGQFSGCLQEVIEMMLLLLAHFDEKEELLFHCVEMTSLAEDVQMEKVPPTPFIIVCGSSCFAAETFMLSIDKKIVNDRIATFTSAICLMFGSYYCFNIHYPVELRSTLEFLQRCFFSINPERGTKVESKKKKVFSVNPRVLTLISDIADHEWI